A genomic region of Candidatus Edwardsbacteria bacterium contains the following coding sequences:
- a CDS encoding response regulator transcription factor: MLNIILVDDHPIVRKGLRQIITEQGISRSIDEASDGSEAMEKISKKKYDIVILDISMPG, from the coding sequence ATGCTTAACATTATTTTAGTGGACGATCATCCTATCGTCCGCAAGGGCCTTCGCCAGATAATAACCGAGCAGGGGATATCCCGGTCGATAGACGAGGCTTCCGACGGCTCGGAGGCCATGGAAAAGATTTCTAAAAAGAAATACGATATTGTGATATTGGATATCTCCATGCCCGG